The Micromonospora sp. Llam0 genome includes a window with the following:
- a CDS encoding IS982 family transposase: MHVDLDTLATALYVRIDDELKASPHLNRWRPAVGITARITDAELITVSVMQALLGYHNETRWIRYARKSIIHLFPHLPKQPGYNKRLRALTTQLAHFITVLATDTDPWRHPIRIADSTPVPCGTSRETVQRSDLAGWAGYGYCASHSRLFWGLRLHLVTTVHGLPVAFALTNAKTDEREVLIDLVTLQPGMFHHPDGVILVVDKGYRDRDTEIWLNDNDVTVVRPAYRTEPARPGRGLLRAVRQTIESVNQTFKSQLDLEQHGGRTITGVAVRVLQRVLALTAAIWHNWHTGQPTLRSLTAFDH; encoded by the coding sequence GTGCACGTCGATCTGGACACCCTCGCGACCGCACTGTACGTCAGGATCGACGACGAACTGAAGGCGTCCCCGCACCTCAACCGGTGGCGTCCAGCGGTCGGCATCACCGCCCGGATCACCGACGCCGAACTCATCACGGTGTCAGTGATGCAGGCACTACTCGGCTACCACAACGAGACCCGCTGGATCCGCTACGCCCGCAAATCCATCATCCACCTGTTCCCCCACCTGCCCAAACAGCCCGGCTACAACAAACGGCTGCGAGCGCTGACCACCCAACTGGCCCACTTCATCACGGTGCTCGCCACCGACACCGACCCGTGGCGGCACCCGATCCGGATCGCCGACTCCACACCCGTGCCCTGCGGCACATCCCGCGAGACGGTGCAGCGTTCCGACCTGGCCGGCTGGGCCGGCTACGGCTACTGCGCCTCCCACTCCCGGCTGTTCTGGGGACTACGCCTGCACCTGGTCACCACGGTCCACGGACTGCCGGTCGCGTTCGCCCTCACCAACGCCAAGACCGACGAACGTGAAGTCCTCATCGACCTGGTCACCCTGCAACCCGGCATGTTCCACCACCCCGACGGGGTGATCCTGGTCGTGGACAAGGGCTACCGCGACCGCGACACCGAAATCTGGCTCAACGACAACGATGTCACCGTCGTACGCCCCGCGTACCGCACCGAACCCGCACGACCCGGCCGGGGCCTGCTCCGCGCCGTCCGGCAGACCATCGAATCAGTCAACCAGACCTTCAAAAGCCAACTCGACCTCGAACAGCACGGCGGCCGGACCATCACCGGCGTCGCCGTCCGGGTCCTGCAACGCGTCCTCGCCCTGACCGCCGCGATCTGGCACAACTGGCACACCGGCCAACCGACCCTGCGCTCCCTGACCGCATTCGACCACTGA
- a CDS encoding NF041680 family putative transposase, whose amino-acid sequence MRDPAEVLAGFRRDFHQALSRRSDALFELTDAVLCADGPVRSLPGLSLVAEYRRGHGALYDALAAGRVDVQRLRTAVAAVPPPRAADGRLVLAVDVTCWLRPEAHTSPERILCHTYGRGRDQHIGVPGWPYAFVVALETGRTSWTAPLDAVRLAPGADLAAVTAAQLRDVVGRLIAAGHWRPGDPQVWVVMDAGYDAARLAWLLRDLPVRVLARLRSDRVLRRPAPPPLPGRRGRLPRHGAEFIFGDPRSWGAPDVTTVTDTRLYGTVTARAWHRLHPRLTRRAAWTDCPALPILEGTVIRLDVGRLPSGATAKPVWLWWSTGIDHEPGHDPSPDPAMIDLLWQAFLRRFDIEHTFRLFKQTLGWTVPKLRDPHAADRWTWLIIAAYTQLRLARPLAADLRHPWERPAPPERLTPSRVRRGFRHLRPTSTCPASAPKPTRPGPGRPPGTPNRHPTRRYDVHTVTSSQTGKTTSRKKKSANPRPRRTG is encoded by the coding sequence GTGAGGGATCCGGCGGAGGTGTTGGCCGGGTTTCGGCGGGACTTCCACCAGGCCCTGTCACGGCGGTCGGATGCGTTGTTCGAGTTGACCGACGCGGTGTTGTGCGCGGATGGGCCGGTGCGGTCGTTGCCCGGGTTGTCGCTGGTAGCGGAGTACCGCCGTGGGCACGGCGCGTTGTACGACGCCTTGGCCGCCGGGCGGGTTGACGTGCAACGGCTGCGTACGGCGGTGGCGGCGGTGCCGCCGCCGCGGGCGGCTGACGGGCGGCTCGTCCTGGCCGTGGATGTGACGTGCTGGCTGCGGCCGGAGGCGCACACGTCGCCGGAGCGGATCCTGTGTCACACCTACGGCCGTGGCAGGGACCAGCACATCGGAGTTCCGGGCTGGCCGTATGCGTTCGTTGTGGCGTTGGAGACCGGCCGCACCTCGTGGACCGCACCGCTGGACGCGGTCCGCTTGGCTCCGGGTGCGGATCTGGCGGCGGTGACCGCCGCCCAGTTGCGGGACGTGGTCGGCCGGTTGATCGCCGCCGGCCATTGGCGGCCCGGCGATCCGCAGGTCTGGGTGGTGATGGACGCAGGCTACGACGCGGCCCGCCTGGCCTGGCTGCTGCGGGACCTGCCGGTGCGCGTCCTGGCCAGGCTGCGCTCGGACAGGGTCCTGCGCCGACCCGCGCCACCACCGCTGCCCGGCCGGCGGGGCCGGCTGCCCCGCCACGGCGCCGAGTTCATCTTCGGCGACCCCCGCAGTTGGGGTGCCCCGGATGTGACCACGGTGACCGATACCCGCCTCTACGGCACCGTCACCGCCCGAGCCTGGCACCGCTTGCATCCGAGACTGACCCGCCGCGCGGCCTGGACCGACTGCCCTGCACTGCCGATCCTGGAAGGCACCGTGATCCGTCTCGACGTCGGGCGGCTGCCGTCGGGCGCGACCGCGAAACCGGTATGGTTGTGGTGGTCCACCGGTATCGACCACGAGCCGGGCCACGATCCCAGCCCGGATCCGGCGATGATCGACCTGTTGTGGCAGGCGTTCCTACGCCGCTTCGACATCGAGCACACGTTCCGGCTGTTCAAGCAGACCCTCGGCTGGACAGTGCCGAAACTGCGCGACCCGCACGCCGCCGACCGGTGGACCTGGCTGATCATCGCCGCCTACACGCAGCTGAGGCTGGCCCGGCCACTGGCCGCCGACCTGCGTCACCCATGGGAACGACCAGCGCCACCCGAACGGCTCACCCCATCCCGGGTCCGCCGCGGATTTCGGCACCTACGTCCGACAAGCACCTGCCCCGCCAGCGCGCCGAAACCCACCCGGCCAGGCCCCGGACGACCACCCGGCACACCCAACCGTCACCCCACCCGCCGCTACGACGTCCACACCGTCACCAGCAGCCAAACCGGGAAGACGACCTCCAGAAAGAAGAAATCGGCCAATCCCAGACCACGCCGCACAGGTTAA
- a CDS encoding tetratricopeptide repeat protein → MADRFPDGQLYIDLRGYSLDPPLAPVEALARFLHALGMPVEQVPAATDEAAAAYRSLLAGKQMLILLDNAASAEQVRPLLPGGARSVVVVTSRDQLGGLVAIDGARRLSLDVLTSEEAHALLTRMLGAERVEAEHGPTAELARLCSYLPLALRIAAANLAGRPKHPIAEYTARLRSGDPATTLAVAGDARSAVTVAFDLSYDRLPGSARRLFRLVGLTPGPDVTAEAAAALADISIDQARSSLEMLADAHLVTEHAVGRYTCHDLIRRYASNRAEHEESDAARDAALAGVYAYYLNSVDVAAQLLYPEKLRLPPTVDPTVATVSLHDHSQALAWLDGERASLVAMVRWAAMYGPRQMAWRLGDALRGYFWLCRDVVGWLAVGEAALSAARTDRAADGEAAAQINLADAYLSIYHYPRAIEHYQFASVIAEQVGLPKVRSAVLNNLGEVHRECGRLREAADCYAQALALAHQLGKGDGVALQLGNLGSVYRALGQLATAVDHHSQALAMHRRYGRRTLEAVTLRELGEAYHVLGDFHRARGQLTEGLAVHRLVGDLAGEAEALRCLAALHRDTATPKIELSRSAIAIAQELGDRGLEAHTRNTHATVHCRLGHLEQAFEHHRRALQVAREIHLVRVQAEALIGLAAAYQRLNNHEETRNQLGQALVITRNCEFRLLHGQALTGLAVLHLSEGDAGQARAMGEEALAIQTETGHQLGQARIHLVLGHARSCTGDSHAAQEHWERSDTILAGLGIVEDHEFAALYPAPDPRFG, encoded by the coding sequence ATGGCCGATCGATTCCCGGACGGGCAGCTGTACATAGATCTACGCGGGTATTCGCTCGATCCGCCACTCGCGCCGGTCGAGGCCTTGGCCCGGTTCCTTCATGCCCTCGGCATGCCGGTGGAGCAGGTACCGGCCGCGACGGACGAGGCGGCCGCAGCGTACCGGAGCCTGCTGGCAGGCAAGCAGATGTTGATCCTGTTGGACAACGCAGCCAGCGCCGAACAGGTCCGGCCGTTGCTTCCCGGCGGGGCCCGATCCGTCGTGGTGGTGACCAGCCGGGACCAGCTTGGCGGACTGGTTGCAATCGACGGCGCCCGCCGACTCAGCCTGGATGTGCTCACCAGTGAGGAAGCTCATGCTCTGCTGACCCGCATGTTAGGCGCCGAACGGGTCGAGGCCGAGCACGGACCGACCGCGGAACTCGCGCGGCTGTGTAGCTATCTGCCGTTGGCCCTGCGGATCGCCGCCGCGAACCTGGCCGGCCGACCGAAGCACCCCATCGCGGAATACACGGCTCGGCTGCGAAGCGGTGACCCGGCGACGACTCTGGCGGTGGCCGGCGATGCACGCAGCGCCGTCACCGTCGCGTTCGACCTCTCCTACGACCGCCTGCCCGGGTCCGCCCGTCGGCTGTTTCGATTGGTGGGGCTCACGCCCGGCCCGGATGTCACCGCAGAGGCCGCTGCAGCGCTCGCTGACATCAGCATCGATCAGGCTCGCAGTTCGCTGGAGATGCTGGCCGACGCCCACCTGGTCACGGAGCACGCAGTCGGCCGGTACACATGTCACGACTTGATCCGCCGCTACGCATCGAACCGAGCTGAGCACGAAGAGTCAGATGCCGCTCGTGACGCTGCTCTCGCGGGCGTTTATGCCTACTACCTCAACTCCGTCGACGTAGCGGCCCAGCTGCTGTATCCGGAGAAGTTGAGGCTGCCTCCGACCGTCGACCCGACAGTGGCGACGGTCTCGCTTCACGACCATTCTCAGGCACTGGCCTGGCTCGATGGTGAACGGGCCAGCCTGGTCGCCATGGTGAGATGGGCGGCGATGTACGGCCCCCGACAAATGGCGTGGCGGCTTGGCGATGCCTTGCGTGGGTATTTCTGGCTGTGTCGGGACGTGGTCGGCTGGTTGGCTGTCGGGGAGGCCGCACTGTCGGCGGCACGTACCGACAGAGCTGCCGATGGCGAGGCTGCCGCACAGATCAACCTCGCCGACGCCTACCTTTCCATCTACCACTATCCACGAGCAATCGAGCATTACCAGTTTGCTTCGGTGATTGCAGAGCAGGTCGGGCTACCCAAGGTCAGATCTGCGGTCCTGAACAATCTCGGCGAGGTGCACCGGGAATGTGGACGGCTGCGAGAAGCCGCCGATTGCTACGCGCAGGCCTTGGCGCTGGCCCACCAGCTCGGCAAAGGCGATGGTGTAGCCCTGCAGCTCGGAAATCTCGGCAGCGTCTACCGGGCGCTGGGTCAGTTGGCGACCGCTGTGGACCACCACTCACAGGCATTGGCCATGCATCGTCGGTACGGCCGACGAACGCTGGAGGCAGTCACTCTGCGGGAGCTCGGTGAGGCCTACCACGTTCTGGGCGATTTCCACCGGGCACGTGGACAGTTGACCGAAGGCCTGGCGGTGCACCGGCTGGTGGGGGACCTGGCTGGAGAGGCGGAGGCCCTGCGATGCCTTGCCGCGCTTCATCGAGACACGGCCACACCGAAGATCGAGCTTTCGCGGTCCGCCATAGCCATCGCCCAGGAACTCGGCGACCGAGGGCTCGAAGCCCACACCCGCAACACCCACGCCACAGTTCACTGCAGGCTCGGCCATCTCGAGCAGGCCTTTGAGCACCACCGGCGCGCGCTACAGGTGGCACGGGAGATCCATCTCGTCAGGGTCCAGGCCGAGGCGCTCATCGGCCTGGCAGCCGCCTACCAGCGACTCAACAACCATGAAGAGACCCGCAACCAGCTGGGTCAGGCTCTCGTAATTACCCGGAACTGCGAGTTCCGTCTCCTGCACGGACAGGCGCTTACCGGCCTCGCCGTACTCCACCTCAGCGAGGGCGACGCCGGTCAGGCACGAGCCATGGGCGAGGAGGCGCTTGCCATCCAGACCGAGACGGGCCACCAGCTCGGACAGGCCCGCATCCACCTGGTACTTGGTCACGCCCGGAGCTGCACGGGTGACAGCCATGCCGCGCAGGAGCACTGGGAGCGGTCGGACACGATACTCGCCGGGCTCGGCATCGTGGAGGATCACGAGTTCGCAGCCCTATATCCCGCGCCCGACCCACGCTTCGGCTAG
- a CDS encoding recombinase family protein, translating into MSDLRVEDLNSDGESKGLVEHERLLRDRAGQLGWTVGEVIVENDMANGKPKPASAFKRRKIRLPDGSTVLRVIRPGFTRLLDRVRGRRSQAVLAVDLDRAVRDPRDLEDMIDAVQETGANAQSLSGSLRFTDGGTDSEITLARVMVTMANKASRDTGRRVRGERLRQAMHGQWGGGRRPFGFCGGPPPVGTGDPGQYVCSWHGGRDCQSGVTRVEVEASVIEDCSQRLLQGASLRSLAAELRAGSVSTVGGAAWSAEGLRDILLRPRNAGFMVYGGQILEGVVAPWKPIVDPAVFFAVRDLLTDPSRRSGPGAAARWVGSGIYRCGVCLPPGVETERPVTVHVTVAGRAPRYTCKARNHLARNQAHVDAAVFAHVVYAVTHPRAFELLAEPAPQVDVEGLRAQRAAIQQRVKRILADELRGLETREYARDARREAAAMVAEIDAQLHANVGSDPLSPLVNAPDPVAAWRDAPLADKRVVIDRLMTVTILPSGRKGRGFDPTTVRIEPKHDLGTLAAV; encoded by the coding sequence TTGTCTGACCTGCGGGTCGAGGACTTGAACAGCGATGGTGAGAGCAAGGGGCTCGTGGAACACGAGCGGTTGTTGCGGGACCGTGCGGGTCAGCTCGGGTGGACGGTCGGTGAGGTCATTGTCGAGAACGACATGGCTAACGGCAAGCCTAAACCGGCGTCGGCGTTCAAACGGCGCAAGATCCGGCTGCCGGACGGGTCGACGGTGTTGCGGGTGATCCGGCCGGGGTTCACCCGGTTGTTGGACCGGGTGCGGGGCCGTCGGTCGCAGGCGGTGTTGGCGGTGGACCTGGACCGGGCGGTGCGTGATCCTCGGGATCTGGAGGACATGATCGATGCCGTTCAGGAGACGGGTGCGAACGCGCAGTCGTTGTCGGGGTCGTTGCGGTTCACCGATGGGGGTACGGATTCGGAGATCACTCTGGCGCGGGTGATGGTGACGATGGCGAACAAGGCCAGCCGGGACACGGGGCGGCGGGTCCGTGGGGAGCGGTTGCGGCAGGCGATGCACGGTCAGTGGGGTGGGGGTCGGCGGCCGTTCGGGTTCTGTGGTGGTCCGCCGCCGGTCGGGACCGGTGACCCTGGCCAGTATGTGTGCTCGTGGCACGGTGGCCGGGACTGTCAGAGCGGTGTCACGCGTGTCGAGGTGGAGGCGTCGGTGATCGAGGACTGTTCACAGCGGCTGCTGCAGGGGGCGTCCTTGCGGTCGTTGGCGGCGGAGTTGCGGGCGGGGTCGGTGTCGACGGTGGGTGGTGCGGCGTGGTCCGCCGAGGGGTTGCGGGACATTCTGCTGCGTCCGCGTAACGCGGGGTTCATGGTGTACGGCGGGCAGATCCTGGAGGGGGTGGTCGCGCCGTGGAAGCCGATCGTCGATCCGGCGGTGTTCTTCGCCGTGCGGGATCTGTTGACGGATCCGTCCCGGCGGTCCGGGCCGGGGGCGGCGGCACGGTGGGTGGGGTCGGGGATCTACCGGTGCGGGGTGTGTCTTCCGCCGGGTGTGGAGACGGAGCGTCCGGTGACGGTTCATGTCACCGTCGCGGGGCGTGCGCCTCGGTACACGTGTAAGGCGCGTAACCATCTGGCCCGTAATCAGGCGCATGTGGACGCGGCGGTGTTCGCGCATGTGGTGTACGCGGTGACGCATCCGCGTGCGTTCGAGTTGCTGGCCGAGCCTGCCCCGCAGGTCGATGTGGAGGGGTTACGGGCGCAGCGGGCCGCGATCCAGCAACGCGTGAAGCGGATTCTGGCGGATGAGTTGCGGGGGTTGGAGACTCGGGAGTACGCACGGGACGCCCGGCGTGAGGCCGCCGCGATGGTCGCCGAGATCGACGCCCAGTTGCACGCGAACGTGGGTAGTGATCCGTTGTCGCCGTTGGTGAATGCCCCGGACCCGGTGGCGGCGTGGCGCGACGCGCCTCTCGCTGACAAGCGGGTGGTGATCGACCGGCTGATGACCGTCACGATTCTGCCGTCCGGGCGGAAGGGCCGCGGGTTC